Proteins from a genomic interval of Candidatus Rubidus massiliensis:
- a CDS encoding major facilitator superfamily transporter — protein MKKLNPSTSSLFGLNWMIFFLSDVRPGIGPFLSIYLRSYLNWSTDLVGIALGTTDLTASICQIPSGLLVDSVKAKRFILFLACLCIALACSLIISFPTFYTIVFAQALIGISAAIIPPSIASITLGLVGREKFPKRISLNETWSHAGNVVTAAIVGVLSYLFGLPWIVYLVVIFATLSSYFMTYINPAEIHHDIARELNNGNNGNEKAISIAQYLKTSPLLLFCCSVFLFHFSNAAQLPLIGQLLSSKNASISSIFMGACIILAQLVMIVIAYSMGFWMNKTGRKPLFLLGLMILPLRAILYTLTENPILLLCIQLLDGIGAGIFGVIGIVTISDIAKGTGRFNFSVGLMALFQGIGASFSNIFSGIIVSHYGFNTGFFTLAFIGLIGIAFYGLLMPETKVEAK, from the coding sequence ATGAAAAAATTAAATCCATCAACTTCGTCCCTTTTTGGCTTAAATTGGATGATATTTTTTTTATCCGATGTAAGACCTGGGATTGGTCCTTTCCTATCTATTTATTTAAGATCCTATCTCAATTGGAGTACAGACTTAGTAGGTATAGCGCTTGGTACTACCGATTTAACAGCCTCCATTTGTCAAATTCCAAGTGGCTTACTGGTTGATAGTGTAAAAGCAAAGCGATTTATTTTGTTTTTAGCTTGTTTATGTATCGCGCTTGCTTGTTCTTTAATCATAAGTTTTCCAACATTTTATACCATTGTTTTTGCCCAAGCCTTAATAGGGATATCAGCCGCTATTATTCCACCAAGTATAGCTTCTATCACACTTGGACTTGTCGGTAGAGAAAAGTTTCCAAAAAGGATTAGTTTAAATGAAACGTGGAGTCATGCAGGGAATGTTGTAACAGCCGCAATTGTTGGTGTTTTAAGTTATCTTTTTGGTTTGCCATGGATCGTTTATTTAGTAGTCATTTTTGCAACCCTCAGTTCTTATTTTATGACCTATATCAATCCAGCTGAAATTCATCACGATATTGCAAGAGAATTAAACAATGGAAACAATGGCAATGAAAAAGCTATTTCAATTGCACAGTATTTAAAAACAAGTCCTTTGCTGCTTTTTTGTTGTTCCGTTTTTCTGTTTCATTTTTCTAACGCTGCGCAATTACCTTTAATTGGTCAACTATTGTCGTCAAAAAACGCTTCGATCAGTTCAATTTTTATGGGAGCGTGTATTATTTTAGCGCAACTTGTCATGATCGTTATCGCTTATAGTATGGGCTTTTGGATGAATAAAACGGGAAGAAAACCTTTATTTTTGCTAGGTTTAATGATTTTGCCTTTAAGAGCAATTCTGTATACATTAACAGAAAATCCAATTCTTTTACTTTGTATTCAGTTGTTAGATGGAATCGGGGCAGGGATATTTGGAGTTATCGGGATAGTTACCATTTCAGATATTGCCAAGGGAACGGGCAGATTTAATTTTTCAGTTGGATTAATGGCTTTATTTCAAGGGATTGGCGCATCGTTTAGCAACATTTTTTCTGGCATAATAGTAAGCCATTATGGATTTAATACAGGTTTTTTCACTTTAGCTTTTATTGGGCTAATTGGAATAGCCTTTTATGGACTGTTAATGCCGGAAACAAAAGTAGAGGCAAAATAG
- the ybiR gene encoding Inner membrane protein YbiR, producing MQIGSLAIFILVYLGMVLGSWPGLAIDRTGIALLGAIAFIELQNITIGEATQYIDAPSLAILFSFMIISAQFYYSGFYTKVVQEWDKRNFTPRKLLFNIIVASALLSAILINDIVCLALTPLIINICSKKNLNPIPFLLGLVFSSNIGSALTLIGNPQNLLIGQVKEISFTGYLQFSFVPCFLSLLATWAIIVFLYQKNWYASHDIKSLKEITYDNWQSKKGIVVICIVLFFFIFTNLPRDKISLAAAGILLLSRKMASKTILNFIDWQLLVLFIGLFIVNKSFLQMNSLSSISNYLPLSFIDLNNPFWLIAVVVITSNLISNVPAVMLMLPFIETDFQGSLLAIASTFAGNLFIVGSIANIIVVTQASNMGITIDWKKYLKLGFPITMGSFLILIVWLYVWQFLI from the coding sequence ATGCAAATCGGATCCTTGGCTATTTTTATTCTAGTCTACTTAGGAATGGTTTTAGGGTCTTGGCCAGGGCTTGCCATTGATCGCACCGGAATTGCTCTTTTAGGAGCTATCGCATTTATAGAATTACAAAATATAACAATCGGAGAGGCAACTCAATACATTGATGCTCCCTCTCTTGCCATTTTATTTAGTTTTATGATTATTTCAGCACAATTTTACTATAGTGGCTTTTACACAAAAGTTGTGCAAGAATGGGATAAAAGAAATTTTACGCCACGTAAGTTGTTATTTAATATCATTGTTGCATCAGCTCTTCTTTCTGCAATCTTGATAAATGATATCGTATGTCTTGCCTTAACACCCTTAATTATTAATATTTGTAGCAAAAAAAACTTAAATCCAATTCCATTTTTGTTAGGATTAGTTTTTTCTTCTAATATTGGGTCTGCTTTAACTTTAATCGGTAACCCACAAAACTTGTTAATTGGACAAGTCAAAGAGATTTCTTTTACCGGTTATTTACAATTTTCTTTTGTTCCTTGTTTTTTAAGTCTTTTAGCCACGTGGGCTATAATAGTCTTCCTGTATCAAAAAAACTGGTATGCATCACATGATATTAAATCTTTAAAGGAAATAACTTACGACAATTGGCAGAGTAAGAAAGGGATAGTGGTCATTTGTATTGTATTGTTCTTTTTTATTTTTACCAATTTGCCAAGAGATAAGATATCTTTAGCAGCAGCCGGCATACTTTTGCTGAGTCGTAAAATGGCGTCCAAAACGATTCTAAATTTTATAGATTGGCAATTGTTAGTCCTTTTTATTGGATTATTTATTGTAAATAAAAGCTTTTTACAAATGAATAGCTTGTCATCCATTTCAAATTATTTACCTTTAAGCTTTATAGACTTAAATAATCCTTTTTGGTTAATTGCAGTCGTTGTAATAACTTCAAATTTAATATCAAACGTGCCTGCTGTGATGTTAATGCTTCCATTCATCGAAACTGATTTTCAAGGTTCATTATTAGCAATAGCTAGTACTTTTGCAGGCAATTTATTTATTGTAGGTAGTATTGCCAATATAATCGTTGTTACTCAAGCATCGAATATGGGAATTACAATTGATTGGAAAAAATATCTTAAACTCGGTTTTCCGATCACTATGGGATCATTTCTTATTTTAATTGTTTGGCTGTATGTATGGCAATTTTTAATTTAA
- a CDS encoding glutamine amidotransferase: MKIHYIIHAEFEGPGIIEEWAKAKKINQQHYKPFLGDKLPVVEEKDLVIIMGGPQSPLQKQEAPYLQEEIDFIKGCIQKKVPILGFCLGAQLIGEALGAKTEKSPFKEVGFFPIDLTEKGKEDPLLNHLPNKFSVVHWHNDMPGLTKEAHILATSEGCPRQIIRYLPTVYGFQCHPEPRKIDIEGMIKYCASDLSPGVFIQNQTELLGSNFARMNEMMCKILDNFLKITNNRAEAVV, translated from the coding sequence ATGAAAATTCATTACATCATTCATGCTGAATTTGAAGGGCCTGGAATTATTGAAGAATGGGCTAAAGCAAAAAAAATTAATCAACAACATTACAAGCCTTTTTTAGGAGATAAATTACCTGTAGTAGAGGAAAAAGATCTCGTTATAATCATGGGAGGACCTCAAAGCCCTTTACAAAAGCAAGAGGCGCCCTATTTGCAAGAAGAAATTGATTTTATAAAAGGATGTATTCAAAAGAAAGTCCCTATCTTAGGTTTTTGCTTGGGGGCGCAATTAATAGGGGAAGCTTTAGGGGCAAAAACAGAAAAGAGCCCTTTTAAAGAAGTTGGTTTTTTTCCAATCGATTTAACAGAAAAAGGAAAAGAAGACCCTTTATTAAATCACTTGCCCAATAAGTTTTCTGTAGTTCATTGGCATAACGATATGCCTGGATTAACCAAAGAAGCTCATATTTTAGCTACGAGTGAAGGGTGTCCAAGGCAAATTATTCGCTATCTTCCAACTGTTTATGGTTTTCAATGCCATCCAGAGCCTAGAAAAATCGATATCGAAGGTATGATTAAATACTGCGCTTCCGATTTAAGTCCTGGAGTTTTCATCCAAAATCAAACGGAATTATTAGGAAGTAACTTTGCAAGAATGAATGAAATGATGTGTAAAATCTTAGACAATTTTTTAAAAATCACAAATAATCGGGCGGAAGCTGTAGTTTAA
- a CDS encoding ankyrin repeat protein, translating into MSSISHSLPVVDTTLIQTLDEHKDQLFCELMNSIKKKKDRKFVDLVSQVTDLNKQDNLGNTALHTAIKVGFYTAAESLIYKGTDLNVANDVGETSLEMAVKKILVKEFQEITYLNKLDEIQKIIRVLYDYKSGSSKKKIESNLVNITKLDLLKEVVNLLLRRGAEVKDELIDFCFSWIRLHCSFSTDDFIKNLKNQLQIYK; encoded by the coding sequence ATGAGTTCCATTTCACATTCATTGCCTGTTGTAGACACAACCTTAATCCAAACTTTAGATGAACATAAGGATCAATTGTTTTGTGAATTAATGAATTCAATTAAAAAGAAAAAGGATCGAAAGTTTGTTGATTTAGTAAGTCAAGTTACCGATTTAAATAAGCAAGATAATTTGGGCAATACGGCTTTACATACAGCTATTAAAGTGGGATTTTATACTGCAGCTGAATCGTTAATTTACAAAGGCACTGATTTAAATGTTGCCAATGATGTCGGCGAGACTTCCTTAGAGATGGCAGTAAAAAAAATCCTTGTGAAAGAATTTCAAGAAATAACTTATTTAAATAAATTAGACGAAATCCAAAAAATCATCAGGGTTCTTTACGATTATAAAAGTGGATCGAGTAAGAAAAAAATAGAGAGTAACCTTGTAAATATTACTAAGTTAGATCTTTTGAAAGAAGTGGTGAACTTACTATTAAGGCGAGGAGCTGAAGTTAAAGATGAATTAATTGATTTTTGCTTTTCCTGGATTCGTCTTCATTGTAGTTTCTCAACGGATGATTTTATTAAGAATTTAAAAAATCAATTACAGATATATAAATAA